From a single Micromonospora carbonacea genomic region:
- a CDS encoding NAD(P)H-quinone oxidoreductase — MRAITIPEPGGPDALVWAEVPDPEPGPGEVVVDVRASAVNRADLLQRQGHYPPPAGAPAYPGLECSGVISAIGPDVAGWEVGREVCALLAGGGYAERVAVPAGQLLPAPDGVDLVDAAALPEVACTVWSNVVRLAGLARGETLLVHGGGSGIGTFAVQLGAALGATVVVTARSAKHERLLGLGAAHAVDYREQDFVEEVRRVTDGRGADVILDIMGASYLDRNVAALATGGRLVVIGMQGGRKAELDLGALLAKRASVAATALRSRPLAEKAEIVAGVREQVWPLVAAGRVRPVVDRRLPMAQAADAHRLVESNAHVGKVLLTV; from the coding sequence ATGCGCGCGATCACGATCCCGGAGCCCGGTGGACCCGACGCACTCGTCTGGGCGGAGGTGCCCGACCCCGAGCCCGGTCCCGGCGAGGTGGTCGTCGACGTGCGGGCCAGCGCCGTCAACCGGGCTGACCTGCTGCAACGGCAGGGGCACTATCCGCCCCCGGCGGGCGCGCCCGCGTACCCCGGGTTGGAGTGCTCGGGGGTGATCAGCGCGATCGGCCCCGACGTGGCCGGGTGGGAGGTCGGCCGGGAGGTCTGCGCGCTGCTGGCCGGCGGCGGGTACGCCGAGCGGGTGGCCGTGCCCGCCGGGCAGTTGCTGCCGGCGCCGGACGGCGTCGACCTGGTCGACGCGGCGGCGCTGCCCGAGGTGGCGTGCACGGTGTGGTCGAACGTCGTGCGGCTTGCCGGGCTGGCGCGGGGCGAGACGCTGCTGGTGCACGGCGGGGGCAGCGGGATCGGCACGTTCGCCGTGCAGCTCGGCGCGGCGCTGGGGGCCACGGTGGTGGTGACCGCCCGGTCGGCGAAGCACGAGCGGCTGCTGGGGCTGGGCGCGGCACACGCGGTCGACTACCGGGAGCAGGACTTCGTCGAGGAGGTCCGCCGGGTCACCGACGGTCGGGGCGCGGACGTGATCCTCGACATCATGGGCGCGTCCTACCTGGACCGGAACGTGGCGGCGCTGGCCACCGGCGGCCGGCTGGTGGTAATCGGGATGCAGGGCGGCCGGAAGGCGGAGCTGGACCTGGGCGCGCTGCTGGCCAAGCGGGCATCGGTGGCGGCCACCGCGCTGCGCTCCCGGCCGCTGGCGGAGAAGGCGGAGATCGTGGCGGGCGTACGCGAGCAGGTGTGGCCGTTGGTCGCCGCCGGCAGGGTCCGCCCGGTCGTCGACCGGCGGCTGCCGATGGCCCAGGCCGCCGACGCGCATCGTCTGGTCGAGTCCAACGCCCACGTGGGGAAGGTGCTGCTGACCGTCTAG
- a CDS encoding ribbon-helix-helix domain-containing protein: MAARKITVTLPEELVEALGAAASEDGVPLSRLVASAAESELRRRVGRRLVAEWQAEHGAFTVEELAAARAEMAAADAQALGAAGQAAA, encoded by the coding sequence ATGGCTGCTAGGAAGATCACCGTCACCCTCCCCGAAGAGTTGGTCGAAGCGCTCGGCGCGGCCGCTAGTGAGGATGGGGTGCCGCTGTCGAGGCTCGTCGCCAGCGCAGCGGAGAGCGAACTCCGGCGGCGGGTGGGTCGACGGTTGGTCGCGGAGTGGCAAGCCGAGCACGGAGCGTTCACGGTGGAGGAACTCGCCGCAGCGCGCGCCGAGATGGCCGCCGCCGACGCACAGGCGCTCGGTGCCGCAGGGCAAGCTGCCGCGTGA
- a CDS encoding type II toxin-antitoxin system VapC family toxin: MSIPYVYDAGVLLAIDGNDRRMWVIHHLAVEEGRRLLIPSVVVGQAWRDARRQVQLGRFLHSCEVVPVGVELAKAAGVLCGKAGTRDVVDACVVNVALACGGIVFTSDPEDIAQLSAAADVKPGLVIRRL; the protein is encoded by the coding sequence GTGAGCATTCCCTACGTCTACGACGCCGGGGTGCTGCTCGCGATCGACGGCAACGACCGGCGGATGTGGGTTATCCACCACCTGGCCGTGGAGGAGGGGCGACGCCTGCTCATCCCGTCCGTCGTGGTGGGCCAGGCGTGGCGCGATGCCCGTCGGCAGGTCCAGCTCGGTCGGTTCCTGCACAGTTGCGAGGTCGTTCCGGTCGGGGTCGAGCTGGCGAAGGCGGCCGGTGTCCTGTGCGGCAAGGCGGGCACGCGTGACGTGGTCGACGCCTGCGTGGTCAATGTTGCCCTGGCCTGCGGCGGCATCGTGTTCACCAGCGACCCCGAGGACATCGCGCAACTGTCGGCCGCCGCAGACGTCAAGCCCGGATTGGTCATCCGCCGCCTCTGA